In Candidatus Eisenbacteria bacterium, a single genomic region encodes these proteins:
- the gcvPB gene encoding aminomethyl-transferring glycine dehydrogenase subunit GcvPB has translation MSGMPRRLLIEQGGPGHRGPRLPAVDVPIRPLSELLKGARLRETLDLPQVSEPEVVRHFVELSILNHHIDRGLYPLGSCTMKHNPKINDELASLPGFALAHPLAGDEASQGALRVIFDLQRALAEITGFDAVASQPAAGAHGEMTGLLLIRDYHRSRGEGDRRRRVIIPDSAHGTNPASVNLMGWETVTVPSGANGHVDIEAFRRELDDRAAAIMVTVPSTLGLFEPEILEVTRLAHAVGAQCYMDGANLNALVGHVRPGDLGFDVMHINVHKTFSTPHGGGGPGAGPVAVASHLEPFLPVPVVREHGGRLVSDFERPQSVGRVHSFYGNFGILLRALAYISTLGPDGLRQVSRTAILNANYLMRRLAGSYELPFPDHCMHEFVVSGRGLRRHGIKTLDVAKRLLDFGVHAPTVYFPLIVEEAMMIEPTET, from the coding sequence ATGAGCGGCATGCCACGGCGTCTGTTGATCGAGCAAGGTGGCCCCGGGCATCGGGGTCCACGCCTTCCGGCGGTCGACGTACCGATCCGTCCGCTCTCGGAGCTTCTCAAAGGCGCGCGGCTGCGCGAGACGCTGGATCTGCCGCAGGTCAGCGAGCCCGAAGTGGTTCGCCATTTCGTCGAGCTCTCGATCTTGAACCATCACATCGATCGCGGGCTCTACCCGCTCGGTTCCTGCACCATGAAGCACAATCCCAAGATCAACGACGAGCTCGCGTCGCTGCCGGGCTTCGCGCTCGCACATCCGCTCGCGGGAGACGAAGCGAGTCAGGGTGCGCTGCGCGTGATCTTCGATCTGCAGCGCGCCCTGGCCGAAATCACCGGTTTCGATGCGGTGGCATCGCAACCCGCCGCCGGCGCGCATGGCGAGATGACCGGGCTGCTGCTGATCCGCGACTACCACCGGTCGCGCGGCGAAGGCGATCGCCGCCGTCGCGTCATCATTCCGGACTCCGCGCACGGCACCAACCCCGCGAGCGTGAATCTGATGGGATGGGAGACCGTGACGGTGCCGTCGGGCGCCAACGGCCACGTCGACATCGAAGCGTTCCGGCGCGAACTCGACGATCGCGCGGCCGCGATCATGGTCACGGTGCCGAGCACGCTCGGGTTGTTCGAGCCCGAGATCCTCGAGGTCACACGCCTCGCCCACGCGGTCGGCGCTCAATGCTACATGGATGGCGCCAACCTGAATGCGCTGGTCGGTCACGTGCGCCCCGGTGATCTGGGCTTCGACGTCATGCACATCAACGTGCACAAGACGTTTTCGACGCCTCACGGCGGCGGTGGACCCGGCGCCGGCCCCGTCGCGGTGGCTTCGCACCTCGAACCGTTCCTGCCGGTGCCGGTGGTGCGCGAACACGGCGGCCGGCTCGTGAGCGATTTCGAACGGCCGCAATCGGTCGGTCGGGTGCATTCGTTCTACGGCAATTTCGGGATTCTGCTGCGAGCGCTGGCCTACATCTCGACGCTCGGCCCCGACGGCCTGCGACAGGTCAGCCGCACCGCGATCCTCAACGCGAATTACCTCATGCGGCGGCTGGCCGGATCCTACGAGCTGCCGTTTCCCGATCACTGCATGCACGAGTTCGTCGTGAGCGGCCGAGGTCTGCGCCGTCATGGCATCAAGACTCTCGACGTCGCGAAGCGCCTGCTCGACTTCGGAGTGCACGCGCCGACCGTTTACTTTCCGCTCATCGTCGAAGAGGCCATGATGATCGAGCCCACCGAGAC
- the gcvPA gene encoding aminomethyl-transferring glycine dehydrogenase subunit GcvPA, producing MSYVGLTPAEERRMLDAIGVGAFEDLIAAIPAEARRSEPVAIPAAASEIELRRRFGAWAQQNAAAHAVSFLGGGIYDHYIPSALAAVAGRSEFATAYTPYQPEVAQGSLTAIFEFQSMIVELTGCAVANASMYDGATALAEAVLLARHQTGRARVVVAGAVHPNYLAVLNTYLDGHDVTLVAEHGGQCAPDDLQAALGGDVAAVIYQHPNFFGVLENPQALNALARTSGALAIACCDPIALALLEPPGRSPAGADIVVGEGQSLGNPPSFGGPVLGFFACSEALVRRMPGRLAAQTVDSQGRRGFVLTLQTREQHIRREKATSNICTNQGLLALRATIYLGLLGREGLREVAESCVQKTHHAARLAAAIPGYRVVHDGAFFREFVLECPVDARIVIREALTTGVLPGVDLAQFRPEWKRMLLVAVTEQRSAVEIDAWAAALRRAGGAR from the coding sequence GTGAGCTACGTCGGACTGACCCCCGCGGAAGAGCGCCGCATGCTGGACGCGATCGGGGTCGGAGCGTTCGAAGATCTGATTGCCGCGATTCCCGCGGAAGCGCGCCGCTCCGAGCCGGTTGCGATTCCCGCCGCTGCCTCTGAGATCGAGCTGCGCCGTCGGTTCGGTGCGTGGGCGCAGCAGAATGCTGCGGCGCACGCGGTGTCCTTTCTCGGCGGCGGAATCTACGACCACTACATTCCTTCGGCACTCGCCGCGGTGGCAGGACGGAGCGAATTCGCGACCGCCTACACGCCCTATCAGCCCGAGGTCGCGCAGGGCTCGCTGACGGCGATCTTCGAGTTCCAGAGCATGATCGTCGAGTTGACAGGCTGCGCGGTTGCGAATGCCTCGATGTACGACGGCGCGACCGCACTGGCCGAGGCGGTGCTGCTCGCGCGCCACCAGACCGGCCGTGCGCGCGTCGTGGTCGCAGGCGCGGTGCATCCGAACTACCTGGCGGTTCTGAACACCTATCTCGACGGTCACGACGTCACGCTGGTGGCCGAGCACGGCGGGCAGTGCGCGCCCGACGACCTCCAGGCGGCCCTCGGCGGGGACGTGGCGGCCGTGATCTACCAGCACCCGAACTTCTTCGGCGTGCTCGAGAACCCGCAGGCTCTGAACGCGCTCGCCCGCACTTCCGGCGCACTTGCGATCGCCTGCTGCGATCCCATCGCGCTCGCGCTGCTCGAGCCGCCCGGCCGCAGCCCCGCAGGCGCGGACATCGTCGTGGGAGAGGGGCAGAGCCTCGGTAATCCGCCGAGCTTCGGCGGGCCGGTGCTCGGCTTCTTCGCCTGCTCCGAAGCGCTGGTGCGCCGCATGCCGGGTCGACTCGCGGCGCAGACCGTCGACTCTCAGGGGCGGCGCGGATTCGTGCTCACGCTCCAGACTCGCGAGCAGCACATCCGACGCGAGAAGGCGACATCGAACATCTGCACGAATCAGGGACTGCTCGCACTGCGCGCCACGATCTACCTGGGACTGCTCGGCCGCGAAGGCCTGCGCGAAGTCGCGGAGTCCTGCGTTCAGAAGACCCATCATGCGGCGCGACTCGCGGCAGCGATCCCGGGGTACCGGGTGGTCCACGACGGTGCGTTCTTCCGCGAATTCGTGCTCGAGTGCCCGGTCGATGCGCGGATCGTGATCCGCGAAGCGCTCACGACCGGCGTGCTGCCGGGCGTCGACCTGGCGCAGTTCCGACCCGAATGGAAGCGAATGCTGCTGGTCGCGGTCACCGAACAGCGCAGCGCAGTCGAGATCGATGCGTGGGCCGCTGCGCTGCGGCGCGCGGGAGGTGCCCGATGA